CTCCAGCGCCTTTTAGCCCACTTGGCCCATGGCGGTCGCTTGGCCGAAAATAGCCCCGAGTATGAAACCTTCTGTAATTACGGCCTGATTCAGCCCATCGCCGCCTGAAAACTGTCCGAACTATTGTCAGACAACAGGAATGCGCTGATGCCTTTGCCGACGTTTCTCGCCGCGATTCCTGATCATCGCCGTTCCCAAGGTCGGCGGCATGGCTTGGAGCACTTGTTGACGTTCGACATTCCGGCGATCCCGTCGGACGCCACGTCGTACCGCAAGATCCAATCCACGAGATCGGTCACCATAACCGGATCGGGTAGCGCCTGACCCGGATGTGGAGCCCGCCGCCCGGTACCGGTGGTACCGAGGATTGGCATGCTCGTTGTTGCACCCTGGTCGAAATCCCGCGCCACACCACAGTGTTTGATACCCGCCAAAAAGACTGGGATGTCCTTGGGCGAGAATGCTAGCCGCATCCGGCGGAACCCTGGTCTCTTCGCCGTGCTGCGCAGTGTCGCCCTCAACTTGCTTTGCTTCAACGGTATCACCTGCAGCCTGGGCATTGTATGACAATGCCCTCAACACTTTGACCGACTACTGGCCCCTCTCAGAGCGCTAGCGTTGCACAGCCCGGACTCTGAGCAGTTTCGGCGGCACTGACCATTCCTTTGGTTTTGCCAAGTATGGCGTGCCTATCTGGCCCCTTTGCCTTATCGCTTCAATCGGCATTTTCATCGATGCCCTTGAAATAATGTACGACGTACAATAATGTACGTCGTACATTATTTATGGTGCCTTATGGATACTTTTCCTCTTTCCTCACGCCGCGAACGCAAGCGCGATGCGCTACGGCAACGCATCGTCGACGTGGCGATGATGTTGTTCGACACCGAAGGTTACGACACCGTCACCATGGAACGTATCGCAGCGGCGGCGGACGTCGCCAAGGGTACGCTCTACAAATATTTTCCGGTGAAAGAAGCGATTGTCGCCGCCTTCATGATCGGCGAGGCATCCGGTCGCGACGAGGAGGTGAGCGCACTCATGGCGAGCGTGCCAGACGTTCGAGGCAGATTGCTAGCTCTGTTCGAAGGCATCGCCGACTGGTCCATCCAGCACCGCGATTACATGGCAGCTTACATCGCTTATCGGCTATCCGAACCGAACTGGTACGCGGCCGGCGACGGCCAACGTACTGGATTTCATCGTCATCTCGCGCGCGTGCTCGAAGCGGGAAAAATCTCCGACGAGCTTCGCGACGATCTGCCTCCGGACTTGGCGGTGGCCTACCTCCAGTCGATGCAGCTTGCGGCAACCTTGAAATGGCTTCATCGACCCGAGACGGATCTAGCGGCTTTGCTACGTCAAGTGCTCAACCTTTTCCTCGAAGGCGCGGGAGTTCGCTCGTGAACACTAAACCGGAATGGTGCTTTTCGTGGGCGGATGCTTTCGCGGCCGGTCCATCCGTGGTCGGCGGCAAGGGCTGGAATCTAGCGCGGCTAGCCCGCTACGGCTTTCGCGTGCCGGTCGGCGGTGTACTGTCCGTGGCGGCCTGCCAGCGATTTCTCGACTATCACGGCCTCCGGCCCGAAGAACTTGCCAAGGCACCGAACCGGATCGACGCGTTGCCGCTTCCCGACGATTTGGCGCAAGCCATCGATGCGGCACTCGAAGGTTGGGATATCGCCGCAACCCCCTTGGCGGTGCGCTCGTCCGCCGTCGCCGAAGATTCGGCAAATGCCTCGTTCGCCGGGGTGCTCGAATCGTTTCTCAACGTACGCCGCCGCGAAGATCTGCATCGCGCCATTCGGCACTGCTGGGCGTCGGCGTGGTCGGCGCGGGCTTGCGCTTATCGCGAACGGATGAGCATCGCGGCAGACGCAACCTGGCCGGCCGTGGTATTGATGGCGCTGGTATTGCCGCGTTCGGGAGACCTAACGGCAGGGGTCGCTTTCTCGTGCGATCCGCGCAGTGGCCGCGAAGATCGGTTCTTCATCGCCGCTAACGACGGCTACGGCGAAACGGTCGTGGGTGGTCACGCCGATCCGGACGAGTTCGTGGTCGAGGTTGGCAGCCACTCGCCCCGACCTTTTGTCGCCGAACGCCGGCTGGGCCGCAAAGAATGCCGCAGCTCGCTCGCCGAGGACGGTGGGACCGAGCAGAAGAGCGTTGCGCCCGTGCCCAACCGCCCCACTCTCGACGACGCCCAACTGTTGCGCCTCGCCCGCTTAATACAGCGCGTCGCTTGGGCGCTGGGCCACGGCGAACAACACCAAGATATCGAGTGGGCGTTCGATGGGGAGGATTTTCACGTCTTACAAGCGCGGCCCGTCACGACGCGGCCGCGCTACACCTATCCCGCTTTGATCGCGCAACCAGAAGTCTGGTCCAACGGCAACTTCCGGGACAGCCTACCGATGGCGCAGTCGGCGCTGATCTGGACGTTGGAGGCGCATCCCATCCGCGTCATCCTGGAAGCGACGTTGCGTGCCGCCGGTTATCCGTTGCTACCCGGCCTTTCCCGGGCGCGATTGTGGCAAGGACGCGGTTATTTCAACTTCGACATCATGCAATGGGAATTCTGGGAGGGTTTCGGCATTTCGCCCGCCTTGACCAATCATTTTACGGGCGGCCATCAGGAAGCGATCACGGTCCCCGCAAAACCTACCTGGTGGTTGCGACTGCGCTGGCTGCTACACAATTTGCGTCTTGCTCGCGCCATCAACCACGCCCGCAAACGGGCAGACGCCGAGTTTAAGCGCCTGTACGAAAAGACGGATTCGCTACGCTGCCGGGATTGGCGTACGCTGCCGGATCGAGCTTTGACCGACAGCTTGCTCGATTTCGGCGCGGTCGACGGCGAACGTAACTTGCATCTGCTGCAATCGACTAGCGCCGCGAGCTGGATGATGTTAGTCGGTTTGCT
This portion of the Pirellulales bacterium genome encodes:
- a CDS encoding transposase family protein, coding for MPLPTFLAAIPDHRRSQGRRHGLEHLLTFDIPAIPSDATSYRKIQSTRSVTITGSGSA
- a CDS encoding TetR/AcrR family transcriptional regulator: MDTFPLSSRRERKRDALRQRIVDVAMMLFDTEGYDTVTMERIAAAADVAKGTLYKYFPVKEAIVAAFMIGEASGRDEEVSALMASVPDVRGRLLALFEGIADWSIQHRDYMAAYIAYRLSEPNWYAAGDGQRTGFHRHLARVLEAGKISDELRDDLPPDLAVAYLQSMQLAATLKWLHRPETDLAALLRQVLNLFLEGAGVRS